The Plantactinospora sp. KBS50 sequence CCGTCGCCACCCGGCTGGCGCACGCCATCGGCTCGGTGGTGCTGGGCAAGCCCGAGGTGGTGCGGCTGGCGCTCACCGCCCTGTTCGCGCAGGGGCACGTGCTGCTGGAGGACGTACCGGGGGTGGGCAAGACGACCCTGGCCCGGGCGATCGCGGCGACGGTACACGGGCAGTGGCGGCGGATCCAGTTCACCCCCGACCTGCTGCCGGCGGACGTGTCCGGGGTGACCATTTTCAACCAGGCTTCCCGCAGCTTCGAGTTCCATCCGGGGCCGGTGTTCGCGAACATCGTGATCGCCGACGAGATCAACCGGGCGTCGCCGAAGACCCAGTCGGCGCTGCTGGAGGTGATGGAGGAGCGCACGGTCACCGTGGACGGGGTGCGGCACCCGGTGCCGCAGCCGTTCCTGGTGGTGGCGACCCAGAACCCGGTCGAGATGGACGGCACGTACCGGCTGCCGGAGGCGCAGCTGGACCGGTTCCTGGTGAAGCTGTCGGTGGGCTACCCGGAGGAGGCGGTCGAGGTGGAGGTGCTGCGCGGCGCCACGCTGCGCTCCCCCGACGCGCTGGAGGCGGTCACCGACACCGCGATGATCGGCCAGATGGTCCAGTTGGCCCGCCGGGTGCACATCGCGGAACCGCTCTACACGTACGCCGTGCGGCTGGCCGCGGCGACCCGCGCGCACCCGCAGGTGCGGGTCGGGGTCAGCCCGCGGGGTGTGATCGCGCTGACCCGGGCGGCCTGCGCGTACGCGCTCGCGGACGGCCGCGGTTGGATCATGCCGGAGGATCTCAAGCGGCTGGCCGAGCCGGTCTTCGCGCACCGCATCCTGCTCACCCCCGAGGCGCAGATGCGGGGGGTGACCGCCGCGCAGGTGCTGGCCGAGTCGGTCGCCTCGGTGCCGGTGCCGCTGCCGTCCGGGCAGCCCGCGGCCGTGACCGCCGGCTGAGTCGACGGAGCGGAGCATGGGCATCACCTCGCGCGGGATCGGGCTGCTCGCGGCGGCCGGCGTACTGCTGGTGGCGGGCGTCCGGTTCGCCTACCCCGAGTTGGTCGTGCTGGGCGTGGCCGCCGCCGTCGCGCTGGCCTGCGGCCTCGCCACCGTGCTCGGCCGGCCGCGGTTGGCGGTCGACCGGGTGGCCGACCCGGACCGGGTGGGCCGGGGCGAGCCGGCCGCCATGACCCTGACCGTGCGTAACCGGGGACGGCTGCGGGCGGCGAGCCTGGTGGCCGAGGACCGGTGCGGGGGCCGCGCGGTGCCGGTACCGCTGCTGCGGCTGCGTCCCGGCCGGGACACCACGGTCAGCTACCCGGTGCCGACCTCCCGCCGGGGTGTGGTGCCGGTGGGTCCGCTGCGGATCACCGCCCGGGACGCGCTCGGCCTGCTGGCCATCGCCCGATCCACCGGCGACGCCGCGCAGGTGTGGGTGCATCCGCGGGTGCATCCGATCGGGGCGGTGCCCGCGGGGATCAGCCGCAGCCTGGACGGCCGGCAGGACCGGGTGCCGCACGGGTCGATCACCTTCGACACGCTGCGGGAGTACGTCGTCGGCGACGAGTTGCGCCGGGTGCACTGGCGGACCAGTGCCCGGATCGGCGAGCTGATGGTGCGGGAGTACGTGGACACCAGTCTGCCGCGGCTGGTGGTGCTGTTGGACGACCGGGCCGGGGCGTACCCCGAGGTGGTCGACGGGGTGGCCGAGGCGTTCGAGTCGGCGTGTGAGGCCGCCGCCTCGGTGCTGACCGCCGCCCATCGGGAGGGCCTGCCGGTGGGCCTGCTGCTGGTCGCCGACACCGATCCGGACAGCGCCCCCGACCCCGCCCACCCCGACGGCACCGCCCACCCCGGCGGCACCGGCGGCACCGGCGGCACCGGCGGCACCGGCGGCACCGGCGGCACCGGCGGCACCGGCGGCGGGAGTTTCCTCGACCGGCTCGCCGCGGTCACCCTGCGTCCGGGCCGGGCGCGGGTCGACGAGCTGGCCGCCGCGACCAACCGGCTGCGGCAGGACCGGCTGGGCGACACCCTGGTGTTCCTCACCGGGCCGGGCGCAAGGGACGACCTCGGCCGGGTCGGCGCGCTGCGCGGGACGTACCCGTCGGTGGTGGTCGGGATCTTCGAGGCCGGTGACCCGCCGCCGGCCGGCGGACCCGGCGTGGTGGTGATCGCCGCCGGCGACGGCGCCGAGTTCGCCGCCGAGTGGGACGGGGTGCGGCGGTGGTGAGGTGGCTGCGGGTGCTCACCGTGCCGGCCGTACTGGTGGTGCTGATCGGCCTGGCCGGGGTGGTGCTCGGCCGGGTGTACGCCGGCGGGTTGGTGACCGGGCTGGTGACCGGCGCGGCGGCCGGCTCGGTACTGGTCGGTGTCGCCGCGCGCCGGCTGCCGTCCTGGCTGGTGGCGCCCCTGTCGGTGCTCGGCCTGGTCGGTTACGCCACGTTCGGGATGTGGTGGGCCGGCCGGCACGCCGGCACCCGCGGTGAACTGCCGGCGGTGGCGCTGGACGCGATCGGGAACGGCATCCCCCGGCTGCTGACCGCGCTGATCCCGGTGCAGCCCGCGCCGGACACGGTGATCGTGCCCTGACGGTGGCCTGGCTGGCCGGGCTCGCCGGCACCGAGGTGGCGCTGCGCGCGGGACGGATCCTGCTCAGCTACCTGCCGGCGGCGATGTTCTACGCGGGCGTGCTGTACGTGGTGGGGCCGAACGCCGAACGGGCGATCTGGCCGAGCGTGGGGTTCGCGGCGGCGGCCGCGCTGGGGCTCGCGGTGTCCGGGCTGGGACCGCGGGGTGCGGCCGATCCGGCGGCGGGGCTGGATGCGGCGGTACGCTCGGCGCTGCGGCTGCGCCTGCTGGCGAGCACGGCGGCCGGGCTGGCGGTGGTGGTCGGGTTGGCCGCGGCCGTGGCGCCGGTGATCGCCGGGCGTGGCAGCGGTGACCCGGTCGACCCGCGCCGGTACGTCCAACCGCCCACCGTGGACAGCCTGGACGAGAGCCCGCTGATCAGGATCTCCGGCTGGGCGCTGCACCCGGATCAGGAACTGTTCCAGCTCAGCAGCGAGCGCCGGCCGCGTACCGGGGCTGACCCGGATGAGCCGGGCGACCCGGGTGCACGGTCCCCGGACGGCACCGGCGGCGATCCGGAGCCCGCCGACGGCGACGGCGATCCGGGGCCGGATGCCGACGGCGGTGCGGGGCCGGACACCGGCGGCGACCCGGAGCCGGACACCGGCGGCGGCGCCGAGTTGCCGGTCCGGCTCGCCGTGCTGAGCGACTACGACGGGGTGACCTGGCGGGTCGGCGCCACCTACCGCAACGCCGGCCGGATCCTGCCGGCCGCCCCGCTCGACCCGGACACCACCGTCGAGACCGTCCGGCAGCGGATCACCGTCACCGGGCTCAGCGGCCAACTGCTGCCGGCCGTGGCAACCCCCGAGCAGGTCACCGGCGCCCGGGTGGCGTACGACCCGGCCAGTGGGACGCTGATCCGGCCGGAGGGTCTGACCCCGGGGGTACGGTACGAGGTGGTGTCCGCGCTGGAGCGGCCCGATCCGAACGCCCTGGCCGTGGCGGACGTACCGGCCGGGGACGAGGTGGCCCGGGCGCTGCGGGTGCCGGACGGCGCCCCGGAGCAGCTTCAGGCGCTGGCCGCACAGCTCGCCGAGGACAACGGTGCCCCGTACAGCCGGGCGATCACGGTGCAGGACTTCCTGGCCGAGCACTACCGGCTGGTGTCCGACGCGCCGAGCGGGCACGCGTACCCGAATCTGACGTTCTTCCTGTTCGGTCCGCGCAACGCGGGCGGGCAGCGCGGCACCTCCGAGCAGTTCGCCGCCGCGTACGCGGTGCTGGGCCGGATGATGGGGCTGCCCACCCGGGTGGTGGTGGGCTTCTCGTCGCGCACCGGCGACGGCCCGGTGCGGGCCGGCGACGCGTACGCCTGGCCGGAGGTGTTGTTCGAGGGGCTGGGCTGGGTGGCGTTCGACCCGCTGCCCCGCCCGGACACCCAGTCGCGGGCGGTGGAGGAGGACTTCAAGCCCAGGCCGGCGGATCCGCCGCCGACGCCGCAGGACACCCCGCCGAGCGACGTGCCGACCCCGGCGGCCACCGCGGGTCCGGTGGATGCGGCGCCGGACCGGGGCGTACCGGGACCGTTGCTGGCCGGGGGCGGCGCGGGTGGCGTGCTGGTGCTGGTCGTTGCCGCGGCGCTGACGCTGGTGCTGCTGCGCCGCGCCGAACGGCGCCGACGGCTGGCCCAGGGCAGCCCCGCGCAGCGCATCGCCGGCGCCTGGCAGGAGGTGATCGATGCGCTCCGGCTGGCGGGCCAGCCACCGGGACCGAATCTGGCGGCCAGCGAGGTGGCCCGGCACGCCCGGACGGTCGCCGAACCGGCCGGCCCGGACATCACCCGGCTGGCCGACCTGGTGAACCGCAACGCCTTCGCCCCGGACGCCGCCGACGAGGCCGCGGCGCGGCAGGCCGCCGCGGACGCGGTCGCGTACGCGACGGCGCTGCGCGACCGGAGGCCGTGGTGGCGCCGGCTGTGGTGGTCGGCGCATCCCGGTCCGCTGCGCCGCCGCCACTGAGCCAACCGCCGCCACTGAGCCGACCAAGATGGCCCCGAATCCGGCCGCCCGCCGCCGGCCAGAAGATCGTGGGTGACGATGATCGTGGTACGCCCGAGCCGCAGCAGGCGGGTGGCCTCCTGCACGGCTCGGTCCCCACCGGATGTTGTCCCCGACGGATCCGGTGAAAAGGTACCCCTCCTGCGGTACGTAGGCGATCGTGCGGCGCAGGTCAGCCTGCGCCAACCGGTCAGGCTGGCCACCAGCCGGCCCGGGCGGCTGTGTTCGTGGTACTGCATGGGCACGCGTTGGAGATGAGCGAACAGTGCCACCCGGGCGGTGCACAGCATGCCGTGTCCGGCCCGCGCGACTGCCCGGACCTGGGTACGAGCCGCCAGTACTTCAAGGAACACGAGACAAGCCGCGGCCACCACGAACACGCGGCGCAGCGACCCGATCATCCGCACATCCACGCCGGCCACAGACGACGCCACAGTGATGCCATCCTGAGCCAATACGACTTGTTGTGGTGCCACCCATGTGCCAGGATGGCACCATGGACCTGAACCCGCACGTGCAGAACCTCGGACGCGAGTTCGCCGCCCTTGCCGAGACCGGCGGTACGGAGGCGCGTGCGCTGGTCGAACGCCTGGCCGGCTCGCTCGAATCGGCGATCCGGATGACCCTGCTGGACGCGCTCTCGGCCGCCGCCGACGAGATCACCCGGGACCTGGCGCCGGGCTCGGTGCAGGTACGCCTGCGCGGACGCGATCCGGACTTCATCGTGACCGCGCCCGCCGCCGACGCCCTCGCGGCCGGCGACTCCCCCGGCTCCGCGCCCGGCGACGCCGGGTTCGCGACCGGCACCCCGCCGGCGGGGCCGCCGGCACCACGTCCGGCGGGGAGGCACCGGCCGGACGGGGGCCGGATGCCGAACTGCTGTTCACCGACGACGGACCCGCCGCGCGGATCAACGTCCGCATGCCCGAGCAGCTCAAGGCCGCCGTCGAGGAGGCCGCCGCCCAGGAGGGACGCTCGGTCAACGCCTGGCTGGTCCGAGCGGCGGCCGCCGCCGTACAGCCGACCCAGCGGGACCGGCACGACCAGCGCGACCAGCCGCGCGGCAGCGGCAAGCGGGCCAAGCAGCGCCTCACCGGCTGGGTGCGCTGACCTCACCCGGCACTTCCGCCACCCGTCCCCGACCTGCGGGGACGCCCATTCCACACCCGACCGGGAGACCACCATGCCTTCTTTCGACACGCCCGAACCGATCTCCGTCACCCTCGAACTCGGGGTCGCCCGCCTGCGGATCGCCGCGAGCGACCGGGCCGACACGGTTGTCGAGGTCCGGCCGACCGACGACGCCGACGAGTCCGACGTGCAGGCCGCCGCGCAGGTACGGGTCGACTGCACCAACGGCGCGCTCCAGATCACCGGCCCGCGGCGCGCCTTCGACTTTTCCAGGAAGAGCCGCTCGGTGGACATCTCCATCGAACTCCCGAGCGACTCCCGACTTGCCGCCCACCTGCTGATGGGCGACGTGCGCAGCACGGGCCGGCTCGGCGAGTGCCGGATCAGGACCACCGGCAACATCTGGCTGGAACGGACCGGAGCGCTGCGGCTGCACACCGGCGCCGGCCACGTCACCATCGACGGCGTCGCCGGCGACGCCGAGGTCTCCACCGGTACCGGCAAGATCCAGATCGGCGAGGTCGAGGGCGCCGCCGTGGTCAAGAACTCCAACGGTGACACCACGATCGACAGCGTCACCGGCGACGCGCGGGTACGCAACGCCAACGGCGCGGTCACCATCGAGCGGGCCGGCGCCGGTGTGGACGCGAAGACCGCAAACGGCAACATCCGGATCGCCGAGGTTGCCCGCGGCTCCGTCGCGCTCGGCACCGCCGCCGGCGACCTGGAGATCGGCATCGCCGAGGGCACCGCCGCCTGGCTCGACGTGCACACCGGGTTCGGACACGTGCGCAACCTGCTGGACAACGCCGCCACGCCGGAGACGAGCGACGAGACCGTCGAGGTACGCGGCCGCACCTCCTACGGCGACATCGCCGTCCGCCGCTCCTGACCCACCCCCATCCCGAAAGAGGACCCATGACCAGCGGACCAACCCGGACGGCGATCGCCGCGACCGGGCTACGGAAATCGTTCGGCGACCAGGTCGTACTCGACGGCCTCGATCTGCACGTACGGCAGGGCACGGTCTTCGCGCTGCTGGGCGCGAACGGTGCCGGGAAGACCACCGCGGTGCGGATCCTGTCCACCCTGATCCGCGCCGACGCCGGCGACGTCCGGGTGGCCGGGCACGACCTCGCCCGGGAGCCCGACGCGGTGCGCGCCGCGATCGGCGTGACCGGCCAGTTCTCCGCGGTGGACAACCTGCTCACCGGCGAGGAGAACCTGCTGCTGATGGCGGACCTGCGGCACCTCGGCCGGGCCGAGGGCCGGCGACGCGCCCGTACGCTGCTGGCGCGGTTCGACCTGGCCGATTCGGCCGGCAAGCCGGCGTCGACGTACTCGGGGGGCATGCGCCGGCGGCTCGACCTGGCCATGACGCTGGTCGGCGACCCGCAGCTGATCTTCCTGGACGAACCGACCACCGGCCTGGACCCGCGCAGCCGACGGAACATGTGGCAGATCATCCGGGATCTGGTGGCCGGCGGCGTCACCATCTTCCTGACCACGCAGTACCTGGAGGAGGCCGACCAGCTGGCCGACCGGATCGCCGTCCTGCACGACGGTCGGGTGGTCGCCGAGGGGACCGCGCAGGAGCTGAAGCGCCGCATCCCCGGCGGGCACGTGCGCCTGCGGTTCGCCGACCCGGGGTCCCTCGACACGGCCCTGCGCGTACTCGGTGCGGCGTCCCACGACGGCGACCCGCTCACCCTCCGGGTGCCCAACGACGGCAGCCTGCGCGCGCTGCGGACCCTGGTCGGCCGGCTGGACGACCAGGCCGTCGAGGTCGACGAGTTGTCCGTGCACACCCCCGACCTCGACGACGTCTTCCTCGCCCTCACCGGCGACCCCCACGACCGGAAGGTGACCCTCCGATGAGCACCCCGACCAGCACCGCGGCAACCACGGTGAGCCTCCGGTTCCACCCGCTGCGCGACTCGGCGACGATGCTGCGCCGCAACCTGCGCCGGATGCTGCGATACCCGTCGATGACCGTGACGCTCGTGGGG is a genomic window containing:
- a CDS encoding MoxR family ATPase encodes the protein MTGTEPLTSREVQGFATVATRLAHAIGSVVLGKPEVVRLALTALFAQGHVLLEDVPGVGKTTLARAIAATVHGQWRRIQFTPDLLPADVSGVTIFNQASRSFEFHPGPVFANIVIADEINRASPKTQSALLEVMEERTVTVDGVRHPVPQPFLVVATQNPVEMDGTYRLPEAQLDRFLVKLSVGYPEEAVEVEVLRGATLRSPDALEAVTDTAMIGQMVQLARRVHIAEPLYTYAVRLAAATRAHPQVRVGVSPRGVIALTRAACAYALADGRGWIMPEDLKRLAEPVFAHRILLTPEAQMRGVTAAQVLAESVASVPVPLPSGQPAAVTAG
- a CDS encoding DUF58 domain-containing protein, giving the protein MGITSRGIGLLAAAGVLLVAGVRFAYPELVVLGVAAAVALACGLATVLGRPRLAVDRVADPDRVGRGEPAAMTLTVRNRGRLRAASLVAEDRCGGRAVPVPLLRLRPGRDTTVSYPVPTSRRGVVPVGPLRITARDALGLLAIARSTGDAAQVWVHPRVHPIGAVPAGISRSLDGRQDRVPHGSITFDTLREYVVGDELRRVHWRTSARIGELMVREYVDTSLPRLVVLLDDRAGAYPEVVDGVAEAFESACEAAASVLTAAHREGLPVGLLLVADTDPDSAPDPAHPDGTAHPGGTGGTGGTGGTGGTGGTGGTGGGSFLDRLAAVTLRPGRARVDELAAATNRLRQDRLGDTLVFLTGPGARDDLGRVGALRGTYPSVVVGIFEAGDPPPAGGPGVVVIAAGDGAEFAAEWDGVRRW
- a CDS encoding DUF4097 family beta strand repeat-containing protein, whose product is MPSFDTPEPISVTLELGVARLRIAASDRADTVVEVRPTDDADESDVQAAAQVRVDCTNGALQITGPRRAFDFSRKSRSVDISIELPSDSRLAAHLLMGDVRSTGRLGECRIRTTGNIWLERTGALRLHTGAGHVTIDGVAGDAEVSTGTGKIQIGEVEGAAVVKNSNGDTTIDSVTGDARVRNANGAVTIERAGAGVDAKTANGNIRIAEVARGSVALGTAAGDLEIGIAEGTAAWLDVHTGFGHVRNLLDNAATPETSDETVEVRGRTSYGDIAVRRS
- a CDS encoding ATP-binding cassette domain-containing protein, producing the protein MTSGPTRTAIAATGLRKSFGDQVVLDGLDLHVRQGTVFALLGANGAGKTTAVRILSTLIRADAGDVRVAGHDLAREPDAVRAAIGVTGQFSAVDNLLTGEENLLLMADLRHLGRAEGRRRARTLLARFDLADSAGKPASTYSGGMRRRLDLAMTLVGDPQLIFLDEPTTGLDPRSRRNMWQIIRDLVAGGVTIFLTTQYLEEADQLADRIAVLHDGRVVAEGTAQELKRRIPGGHVRLRFADPGSLDTALRVLGAASHDGDPLTLRVPNDGSLRALRTLVGRLDDQAVEVDELSVHTPDLDDVFLALTGDPHDRKVTLR